TGATCAATTTTTAGCATCTTTTGAGTTGAGGGAATGAATTATTACAATTAAGTCTCGAATCCAAAATCACATTTTGAATTTGATATAGCCATCAACGTCTTTACCAATTTTTGAACATTGTTAAAATCTCATATCAAATTAGTAGTTGACTTTTTAGAATATAATCCCGACCAGctgtctaaatttttttatggttATCAAATTTGTGACAAGATGCACATATATGACATCTACAATAAATGAAAGTGATCAATCCTGCTTAGAAggataatataataataatgataattacGTAAATTCTTTATTaacaaattaatatatatatagtgaaaaattaattattatcaaATTAATATTCAATTTTCAGAGTCAAATGCGGCTGGCAAAGTGGGTTTCTTCATCTATAAGACACAAAATCCTCCTCCTCCCTTGGATTGAATCCAATTATTGACTGATTTGAATTCCTTCAGGAAAATAAATTGCCAGAATAAAACAAGGTAGAAATATTCTTATTTCCCGACATAAAATAAGAATAGAAATACTAATAGGATTATGCCAAATCTATGTAATTAGCAAATTAACCTACGTATAAGTACTTGTTTTGAATGTTTTTATCTGGACTTctcaccaattttttttttttactaatcgCAGATAACTAATTATTcaggaaaaataatatttcacaaAGATAAACAAAAAACTTTTTTCATTTATTAGGACACGAGCTGGTACAATCATTATTCTTAATTCGTGACATCATTTGATACAGACATCAAATGTTGCAACGTATCAACAAGAAGAAAGGAATTTACTCCAAAAGATCGAAAAACAATAATGTCTCATCGGCTCGACCCTTTACGGAGATGCCCATTTTTGTTCTAAAGAGCTTCAACCAACATTTCATACGCAGTGtccaaatatattataaatctcTCTTCTGCCAACAAAAACTGGTATATATTTAAACCAACTTAGGTTAAAAAAAGGCAGTTTAAggaaagaaatatatatatttggccACCATATATATACGAAAGAAGCCATCAATTAATGGAGAAAAAAGAATCCGGACCTCCATTAATCTGGCTAATATTAGTGTATATATATGCACTTTTTTCCCATTAATTTTTCTTGAAGTTTGGACGTTCGAGAGGCGATAAATAGGCATATATTGGTGGAAAAAAATGAAGGGTTTTTGCTTATTCATCTCCTTGAATGTACCAGCATAGCAACATGGTGGCGCAACGTCGCAGAATGTAGATGCGAGCTCTTTGCTCTCGAACCAAAGAAGCGCATTTTCTTGTGAAGTTATTATTGCTCTTTGATTTTCTTGAATTGGAGATCTTATTCTTGATCTTTTGCTTCAACTGATCTGCCATGTTTCTTCTAATGTGAGGTTTGAATTGGGATAAATTCAGAAGAATACTTCgccaaaagcaaaaaaaaaaagacggaTTGGAAAAGATTTCTGGGGAAAAAAGCTCACAGGGTTTTTTGGAGCTGGACCCTTGAGGAAAGATGTGACAGAGGGTTTGATACATATATAGTGAGAATATGGTTGACCAGGTTTGGAAAATGGGGGAGTGAACATGGTCAGTTTCGAAAACTTAGGGATCCTGCATGGGGAATTGTGGCAAATTAAATGGACAGCTAATGAAAATATAGGTTTTTTATAAGGGTGAACGTGGGGgtgtattttttattgtgaaaaaAAACAGTTTATTTGAATTGGGATTGAAGAATTGATTGGGATGATTAGCTGCTTTGGAGTGAAAATTAGTAGAAAAATGGTGAAGCAAGCATTGGAAACGGAGGGTTGCTTGATCAAGACAAGACAGCCTGTAATTGAGGGAATAGTGTGTCGGCTTACTAGCAAGGTTTAATCCGTCTCTTGCAAGGTGTTAGAGGCGTCATTACAAAACTTAATCGACAGCGCGCGGGGGAATAAATGTGTcgtatgtatttttatttttcgacGTCTCAAACAGTACTTCATATCAACTTATGATCACCATCTGCTCGCATCCAGTTCTAGCAATGATCATAGGGTGGACTGATCTACACCATCGACTTAGTTGACCATGGCTCGGCACGTTCCGTGCTCCTTGCTATACCAGCTCAGGAGCTTAGATGCTCATGAGATCTGAATAGAGTAGTCTAAGTACTAATCCTGCTAAGTCCTCACAATATTTTTACAAAGAATCATCCCATATTAGTCGATGTGATCATGTCTGatttatttttggaaatataCGAAGTATCTCTTGAGATCTTTAGGGGAGTGATTGTGTAGAAATTTAGGGTGTGTTTGGTTGAGTGGATTaaaacaacttaaaattttaaCGATAAATATTTGACTATTAATCTATCTTTATTTAATTCACTCAACCAAATCATCGAGGGATTAACTATTATTTAAGAAAAGATCAAGAATAATATTGGAATTGGTGAGTTGAGCAAATCTCTAAAATCATTACAAAAGGGATCATATTTTGTCATCCATGTGGCCTCTGAGATTTTGGAAATCTTTGTATTCTGTCTAATTTGATTTCATAATATATATAGTTAACTTGAATGATTTGATCTTCAGACAACTTAAATCTCAATAGATTCACCTGTTCCATCTCTTATTTATTAAAACTATTTAATCTCTCCATTTTCAGAattgtttaatttttaatttctcccaGATATTTGTTATTGCTAGCTGTCATCTTACAAGTCATTAGGATGATATATCATGATATCCAATTTTGATATGTTATCCACTTATCGTGCTTATATTTGTACCCACAATTGAGATGACCTCACTTAGTGGACGTGatgaaacatatcaaaattgtaaCCTCAGTCGTGGACACAAAAAGTAGATACTGTtggtatataatatatatagaaatatatTTCTACAAATTAATTAGGTAATTGATGTctagtttttccaaataatatTTTGGATCAGTCAAATACAGATGTTATGGATAACATTAAAAATTTAGGCGATTCCTAACGTAGGACTAATTGTGGAGACACCTTAAATAAATTGAAACCTTATGAAGCGACAatcttttgaaagaaaataaatGAGTGTACCCAAGCTAGCTGACATTCAGGACTTATATATTATGTGGGCGAATGTTGCTAATATGTTAATTATAATAGTATggtgataaaaataaaaaaaataaaaaatatatatatgcgcATAGAGCTGATGTATATTTTATAAACGATGATAAATGGAAAAATAATCAATTTGGTTATGTAAATTTGTCAAAGTTTGATCATATTGAAGTGTTGATGTTCACCAAACATGTTGGTAATTTTCAGTGCGATGTAACACTTCGATGAAATATGACTAAAaattaaaaaccaaaaaaaaaaaaaacaaacaaaattattaaaatatacttAAAACAAGCAAAACCAAATACTTGACCAATTTACGTGACAACTTTGGAATTTCCCAAGATCATATTCATTCGTGTCCATGAAAAGGTATATAACTCGTACAAAGTTCCCAATTGACATGGTTTATGCGTTACTGGTTCCCTCACCAAGTTCCTTCATTTGGAAGTGGACGAAGTGTCGGGGTCGAAGAATTAGGTTTATTGCTACTACTTCTACTAGAAGTACCATAATCGGGCCGCTTGAGGCACTCTCACTAGTCTTCCCCGGAATAGACATATTAGCATGATCGAGAAATGTTTGTTTTTTGTAGGCAGTCATCGGGTATTCATTTTAGGAGGTCGGAATGCCCTTAGCAGTTTTGGCTCTTATATATCCGTAGTTGGGATTTGTCGTTTCTTCGTGGTCGTAacatgagacggtctcacatgtaaATATCAGTGAGAGATGTCAACTGATTTAGATTTATgatgaaaagtaatatttttgacacaaaagtttatattttcaTGGGTTAAGCCGGATCGGATATTTCTCTAGTAAAATCGACATATGTTACGATCTCAAAGAGAAATTGTATATAAATAATCAATCACGTTCATTGAACGGGCCCGGTGAAAAAgggtaaataattttttttggtaaaGAGGAAATGCTGAAGCCGTACAGTTTCCAGAAAATTCAGGGTACCCTCCATATACATTATACTAGTGTTTTCCTAGGAAACTCCTTGTCTGATTATAAAATATATGATGTTCCTAGATTAGTATGAAGAGCGTATTAAACTGCACCTGGCCTTCACAATAATGTTCTGCTCTATGTATACATTGCATAATTTGCATTTTGCTAGGCCACAAGTAATTAGGCTGAGTATAGCATACAGATAGTATTTCCAGATGACAAGCTACTTTCCTGAGCTTAAAAATCGGCGGATCGAATACGATCCATGACAATTGCCAAGAACAGCCAATCTAGTTGTATTCAGTCCATCAAAAATTAACAACCATTTGTATTCCGCGCgacaattttcattatatttgACTATTTTCCCGACTCATTTTGGTATGTACCATCAACATTCAACATATTCTACAATGCTTCATTTCTTTATAGGTCTCCTTGATTTCTCGGTATCAGCATAACTCCAAACAACTTTTATCAGAACCTGCAAGCTAGACAATGCTTGCCTCAGCCAACTTTCTCTGTTCCCTCGTGGCCAGCAATTCATAATCCTGCAATTTATGATCCACAAAGGTACTGGATTCAGCATCAACTATAAGATCTGTCTTTTTTTTTGGACGGATCTTTTTTAATGTCACGAGTGTTTCCACAAAGACCTCAGATTTAATACCGCATATTCTAAAACCATGTATTGTTCATATAGCCAGTGCGTGTCTGAGACATAAACtggaaaatgaaaaatcacCTGTACAATGGCCTGAGCACAAAGCTTTCCAGATAGGACAGCACCTTCCATAGAAGCTAAGTATTTCTGCTTTGTGTAGTCACCGGCTAAATAGAATCCTTCTATTGGTGACCTTTGAACGGGACGGCAAAGTTCAGAGCCAGCTATAGTTTTATAAACAGACCTACAACAGAGAACTTTGAGTTGGATTTTTGAAAAGTTAATAAAATTGTACAGCTTATAgattgtgttttttttaaaaaaaaacttgtaTTTGGGTTTTTGAAAAGTTAATAAAATTGTAGAGCTTATAGATTGTGCTTTTTAAGAAACTTGTATTTCAGAAGAGCTCAGATCAACTATTCGTATCATCAATAGGTCCAACTTCCAAGCATACGCCGATAGGTTTCTTGTGTAATCTCAGATTCATTTTTCTGACCTTGGAGTTTTGACAACATGGTACTTCAATATTTTTGCTTTGCTCTGATCTGCAGAAATTTCATCTGGAAAGAGTTTTGCGAGCTCCTTCATTGTGGCTTCAATGATCTCTTCGTTGCTTCGTGAGATCCATTCTTCTGCAGGAGCAAAAACCAGTTCCAGCATGGACTGATTCGGGTTGTAGTACTCCTGAAGATGGAAGGATGGCCAGATAAgcaaattagaaaaaaaaaaacgaaatatAGAAAGTGTTGAAGATCTTGGATAAGAGATAATTAGAtaagatttttttatttgaagttTAAATAAGGATTGGATATTTAGAATTGCAGGGTTAGtcaattatttctttttttatatataaattctttttttatatataaccTATGTGTATTCTACGTTTAACAATATGAAGAGTCTGATTTCTCTTCCAAATCCAAACACAGATTACATCTTTCTACATGGCTTCAGACGTTCAAGTTGAACCCTAGCCATAGGCATGACAAAATACGGCCACATGGCATCCCCTTCAGATTCCGAGCAGCAGGCACAATATTCGGGTTTTGTGAGTATCAAATGAAAGACAGATCTGAAACAACTTCCATATTCTAACATTTGCATTCCATGATTAAGACTCAGTTTTACGCTAAAATTCAACTCCTACGCACTGATCGAGCCTGTGATTATTTAATTCGGTCTTAGGAACTTATCTGGCCAACCATGGCATTGTCCACCAAAGTTCTTCTGTCGACACCCCTCAACAAAATGGGGTTTCTGAATGCAAAAATTGTCACCTCCTTGAGGTTACTTGCTCTCTCCTGTTCACATACAATTTCCCTAGCCATTTTTGGGGTGACGCGGTCCTCACTGCCACTTACCTCATTAACCGCATGTCTTCCCATGTCCTCGACTACAAAATGCCTATCGAGGTCCTCCTTGAATCATTTCCTCATACACATTTCCTTAACTTTATTCCCCTCAAAATCTTTGGGTGTCCCGCCTTTGTCCATTTTCATTCCCAAAATCGTGAGAAAGTTGAAGCTCGAgccattatatttatttttctcgGGTACTCCCCCAACCAGAAGGGCTACAAATGTTACTCCCCAACCTCCAAAAATTATATCACTCCCTCGATGTCACCTTCTTCGAGAATGAAGCTTTCTACCCCAATTTGTCCATTCAGAGAGAGCACAACACCGAAGAATCTCCAAACTAGGATCCCACGTCATTTGTCGACCCAATCCATGTCACTCCAGAACCTAATTCCCAACCAAGTTCCCCAAATACAACATCAAAGTCTACTCAAGAAGAAAGGTCGTCCAAATGGAAAGCCAACTAGAACCAGTACAAAGTCAACCAGTCCATGACACTTCCATGAGGTCAGTTCCAGATAATAAAGACGAAAGTACTACTAAAATTGATGATAAACCTATTCATTTACGAAAGGAAACTAGAACATGTACACAACACCCGATATGTAACTTTATCTCATTTTTTGATTTATAATCACTTGTGTATCGTTCATTTGTGTCCAGTTTAGATCAAACATAGGTACTAGGTACTGTTGTGGATGCCTTCAAGGATCCAAAATGGAAGGTCGCAGCCTTTGATGAGCTCGATGCACTAGAAAAGAACAACACTTGGTGGATTACATAACTTCTCCTTGGGAAACGAACAGTTGGGTGCAAATAGATCTTCACAGTGAAACATAAGGTTGATGGGAGCATTGACCGATGCAAAGTACGACTCTTTGCAAAAAGTGTAACTCAATCGTATGAAACTGATTATCAAGAGACGTTTGCTCATGTGGAAAGACTCAATACCATCAGGGTACTCCAATCAATTGCCGCCAATCTTGATTGGTCACTATTCCAACTGGAGGTTAAAAATGCATTTCTCAATGGAGAGTTGGAGGAGGAAGCTTACACAAATATTCCCCCAGGATTTGTGGCAAAAAGAGTAAAACACAATGCGTGCAAGTTAAAAAAATCTCTAGATGGCCTTATACAGTCTCCTCGGGACTGCTTTCATTGGTTATTTCTTTATCAGTTATttcttttgttatatatatCCCATGTATATTGTACGTTTAATAATATGAAGAATTTAATTTCTCTTCCAAACACAGATTACATCTTTCTGCAGAAAGAAAGCAGATGTGTAAAACACTAATCCTCAAGTGAACTGTGTGTGGAAGTGAAAAAGATTGACAGAATAAATTTAGGTTTAGCAGCTACAATCCTTTTGTAAAGAATAAGTTACCTTACAAGTTACAGACATATCTGCGTACACACTGAGAAGTGGACTTCTGCGTGGAATTCAGACAGAAATGAATATGGAACCTCATTGCATCATAAAATCGCAAAGTTAGGTGAAGAATATTGAAGTGGAATGGAGAGAAAAATTGTTGGTATTTTGCTGTTCAATTTGAACTATGCAGAAGGTAAAAGGATTCTTAGATTTTACGAATTTTTCTCATACTTGGTACTTGTAAAATGAGTACGTCAAAAACCTGCTGAAAAGTAGATGATCATAAGTGTTCTTCAGTTTCCTATCAAACCTGCAATTGAAGTTAACCCACGTAAACTCTCCTGAGACAGCACACAATGCAAGAAAAACAACAAGCACGATCAAAGAAAAATATTGCAAGTTGTTCATCCATGTGATTTGTAGATGGTGGTATTTCAGAATTGTTATATTTAGACCTCAAGGGGCTAAAGAGATTATTTTAGCAGTCAACTCACAAGTTTGTTCATTAAGAAGGTACTTGGACTGAAGACCGACCATAAATAAAGTATTAAGAAATGAGGTTAAATATGCTTAGCACAATCGAAATGCAGATAATTAGTGGAACACATGTATACATATGCATGATCTCATCCAAAGAGTATCAACATCAAGGAAGTTGGAAAGAAGATTCAACACTAACCATATGTGTACATTTATAACTGGAACTCCGACTAATTTCTCCAATTTTTTGAAGTATGGAATCTCTTTCCAGGTCTCAGGAACAAGAAGCTTCAGGATATCAACTGGTCGAATAAGGTTAAATAAGCTATCTTTAGGAAGACTCAACCAAATAATAGGGGCATATATGCAACGTGCTAAAAGAAATGAAGCCTCTACCTGGAGTTGCAAATACATAAGCATCTCCTTGTATCAATTTTCCATTATTTAGTACAAAGTTCTGGACATTTCCGTCTTTGTTTAGCTCAATATTTTGTATTCGTGAGTTAAGTATGACTTGGCCACCTCGAGACTCTATATGATCAACAATGGGCATACATAGTCTTTCAGGGGGATTTCCATCCAAGAAAGCCATCTTTGAACCATGCTTCTCCTGTTCATTTTATCAACAAATTATATAACATTAGTGTGTCATTGCTCCACTATCACAAATGGAAACAGGACATTCAAACCAAAATTATGTCCCTTTGTTGGAATATATCGAACAATCTAGTACAACAGTGTTGTGCTTCACTTCGTGCTTCAGTTAGGTGAATTAGAAGTCATCTACATAGATTGTTGAGCCAAATGCCAATTGTATAAGCAATTATGAGAAAATCTATAACTTGGTTCTATGCAGCTTACTGCTAAATATAACCGAACCTTCAGGTTTCAATGTAATGCAGTCATAAGTTCACAACACATGGAAAAATTCAAAACGTCTATCAATTGCTTTCTCCTTTTCTAATGAAACAGAAGATGttcaaagaaaatgaaaaagagAGTGCTGACAGTACTGGAGTgttaaatttgaattattttcagCATTGATGTTCTGTGAGGCGGTTTTAAACTATGCTACACCTAGGCGTCTACTCCCAGCATATCCATAACCCTTGGATGTGATGGACCCCACCTGCTTTAGAATGGGCTTTACCGGAGTAGATATCGTGGTAGAGCAAGTGAAAGCCCTGTGAGGCAACCAATAATTTGCACTATATGTGGCTAATGAACCAAAATCTAGGTGCCATAATTCTATAACATCAAGATAAAAGTAGATAGTATCTAATATACCTTTCAAAACACTGAGAGAAAGAGAGTCGCACCTGCAGAAATCGGTTCAAAGCAATCAAAATACACTGCATTGAAAGTTCATCAGGGTTTATGAAGTTCAGTGCCTTTGACATGGCTATGAACACCTCCTCAGTCACCCGATCTGGGATACCCTGACAATGGTCGGGACAACATCTGTTACAAACAATAAATACCAAGGCGACCATAAATTGAAACTAAATTAatgtataataaatatatatatatatatatatatataaatgatcCCCAGGTCCATTAATTCATATACACATGAGAATTACATTACAGATTATGAACAAAACAAGTACATACTTGCTTCCTCATCCAGTCTTTAACAGTTATTCCATCTTGAGCCTCAACATAAGCCTGTCCGCCAACTATGGCCGGCAAAAGCCCAATTGCAAACTTGACTTTCTCTGGCCAAGTAAGCATTTCATTGTTCTTCAAGATGGCCCATATCCCTGTCaattttatttaaagt
This sequence is a window from Primulina tabacum isolate GXHZ01 chromosome 17, ASM2559414v2, whole genome shotgun sequence. Protein-coding genes within it:
- the LOC142531442 gene encoding uncharacterized protein LOC142531442, giving the protein MYQTLCHIFPQGSSSKKPCELFSPEIFSNPSFFFCFWRSILLNLSQFKPHIRRNMADQLKQKIKNKISNSRKSKSNNNFTRKCASLVREQRARIYILRRCATMLLCWYIQGDE
- the LOC142530898 gene encoding 15-cis-phytoene desaturase, chloroplastic/chromoplastic, with the translated sequence MAQFGHVSAVNLSGQNTIVNKWSTQSSWRCGCKVGQLNSISFAGSDAMGHKLRIPVAHTLTRTFNWDAIPLKVVCIDYPRPELENTANYLEAAYLSSSFRNFPRPNKPLEVVIAGAGLAGLSTAKYLADAGHKPILLEARDVLGGKVAAWKDDEGDWYETGLHIFFGAYPNIQNLFGELGINDRLQWKEHSMIFAMPNKPGEFSRFDFPKALPATIKGIWAILKNNEMLTWPEKVKFAIGLLPAIVGGQAYVEAQDGITVKDWMRKQGIPDRVTEEVFIAMSKALNFINPDELSMQCILIALNRFLQEKHGSKMAFLDGNPPERLCMPIVDHIESRGGQVILNSRIQNIELNKDGNVQNFVLNNGKLIQGDAYVFATPVDILKLLVPETWKEIPYFKKLEKLVGVPVINVHIWFDRKLKNTYDHLLFSRSPLLSVYADMSVTCKEYYNPNQSMLELVFAPAEEWISRSNEEIIEATMKELAKLFPDEISADQSKAKILKYHVVKTPRSVYKTIAGSELCRPVQRSPIEGFYLAGDYTKQKYLASMEGAVLSGKLCAQAIVQDYELLATREQRKLAEASIV